In Arthrobacter citreus, a single genomic region encodes these proteins:
- a CDS encoding DUF1871 family protein, with protein MNSLNYEIVKLEIDKWDSLGLLAGGAPEDEYDPEIKDIVKEINSVNNNNELILLINNVFEKWFGMEFSYEECFTVAKSIGVN; from the coding sequence ATGAACAGTTTGAATTACGAAATAGTAAAGTTAGAAATAGATAAATGGGATTCTTTGGGGCTATTAGCTGGTGGGGCACCAGAAGATGAATATGACCCCGAAATTAAAGATATCGTTAAAGAGATAAATTCGGTAAATAATAATAATGAACTTATATTATTGATTAATAATGTATTTGAAAAGTGGTTTGGAATGGAATTTTCATATGAAGAATGTTTTACAGTGGCAAAAAGTATTGGAGTAAATTAA